The region AACAAGAAGCCCGAGATCAACGACGACAAGACGTACGACAACGGCACCAAGGTCGTCCCCGCCTACCTGCTGCAGCCGGTCAGCGTCGACAAGACCAACTACGAGAAGGAACTCGTCGCCACCGGCTACTACAAGGACAGCGACCTCAAGTAACCGCCACCCCCTAGTGATTGGAAGGCACGACCATGGCGGGACCCGTCCTGGAAATGCGCTCGATCGTCAAGACCTTTCCCGGCGTCAAGGCGCTGTCGGACGTCACACTGACCGTCCAGCAGGGCGAGGTCCATGCCATCTGCGGGGAGAACGGCGCCGGCAAGTCGACCTTGATGAAGGTCCTCTCCGGCGTTCACCCGCACGGGAGTTACGAGGGGGACATCCTCTTCGAGGGTGAGGTCTGCTCGTTCAAGGACATCAGGGCCAGTGAGCACCGCGGCATCGTGATCATCCACCAGGAACTGGCCCTGGTGCCCTACCTCTCCATCGCGGAGAACATCTTCCTCGGCAACGAGCACGCCACCCGCGGGCTCATCAGCTGGACCGAGACGCTGCGGCACGCCTCCGAGCTGCTGCGGCGGGTCGGGCTCGACGAGAACCCGCAGACCCGCGTCGCCGACATCGGCGTGGGCAAGCAGCAGCTCGTGGAGATCGCGAAGGCGCTGTCGAAGCAGGTGAAGCTGCTCATCCTGGATGAGCCGACGGCCGCCCTGAACGACGAGGACAGCGGCAAACTCCTCGATCTCATCCTGGAGTTGAAGAACCAGGGCATCACCTCGATCATCATTTCCCACAAGCTGAACGAGATCGAGCGGGTCGCGGACTCGGTGACCATCCTGCGCGACGGGCGGACCATCGAGACCCTCGATGTGAAGGCCCCGGAGACCACCGAGGACCGGATCATCAGCGGCATGGTGGGCCGCGACCTCGAACACCGCTTCCCGGAGCGGACGCCGCACCACCCGGAGGAGGGCGCCGCGCCCGCCCTGGAGATCCGCGACTGGACCGTGTTCCACCCGATCGACCAGCAGCGCAAGGTAGTTGACGACGTGTCGATTTCCGTGCGGCGCGGCGAGATCGTCGGGATCGCGGGGCTCATGGGCGCCGGACGCACCGAACTGGCGATGAACGTCTTCGGACGCACCTACGGCCGGTACGCGGGCGGCACGGCGCTCCGGGACGGCAAGGAGATCCGTACCAAGACCGTCTCCGAAGCGGTCGGCCACGGCATCGCGTACGTCACCGAGGACCGCAAGCACTACGGCCTCAACCTCATCGACACCATCAACCGCAACATCACGCTCAGTGCCCTGGGCAAGGTGTCGAAGCGCGGGATCGTCGACGAGCACGAGGAGCGGCAGGTCTCCGAGGGCTACCGCAAGTCCATGAACATCAAGGCGCCGACCGTCTTCGAGCCGGTGGGCAAGCTGTCGGGCGGCAACCAGCAGAAGGTCGTCCTCAGCAAGTGGATCTTCGCGGGCCCCGAGGTGCTGATCCTCGACGAGCCGACCCGCGGGATCGACGTGGGCGCCAAGTTCGAGATCTACACGGTCATCGACAAGCTGGCGGCCGAGGGCAAGGCGGTCGTCTTCATCTCCTCCGAGCTCCCGGAACTGCTCGGAATGTGCGACCGCATCTACACGATGGCCGCAGGACGGCTGACGGGTGAGTTCTCGCGGGCGGAGGCCTCGCAGGAAACGCTGATGCGCCAGATGACGAAGGACAAAGAGGTAACCCGATGAGCACGGATGTGACCGCCAAGACGCCGGCCCCGGCGCCGCCCGGCAAGAGCGGCTCGGCCACGGGCGAGAGCCTGCTTCAGCTGATGCTGGACGGCATGCGCCGCAACATGCGGCAGTACGGCATGCTGTTCGCCCTCGGTCTGATCGTGGTGCTGTTCGCCGTGTGGACCAACGGCGACCTGCTGCTGCCGCGCAACGTCTCCAACCTGGTGCTGCAGAACAGCTACATCCTGATCCTCGCGATCGGCATGATGCTCGTCATCATCGCGGGCCACATCGACCTGTCGGTCGGCTCGTTGACGGCGTTCGTGGGCGCGGTGGGCGCCGTGCTGATGGTCAACCACGACATCTCCTGGCCCATCGCCCTGGTGCTGTGTCTGGCCATGGGCGCCGCCGCGGGTGCCGCGCAAGGGTTCCTCATCGCGTATCTCGGCATACCGTCGTTCATCGTGACCCTGGCGGGCATGCTGACCTTCCGCGGTCTGACCGAGATCTTCCTCAAGGGCCAGACGATCGGCCCGTTCCCCGAGGGTCTGCAGAAGGTCGCCAACAGCTTCCTGCCCGAGGTCGGCCCCAACACGAACTACCACAACCTGACCCTGCTCCTGGGCATCGGGCTGATCGCGTTCGTGGTGGTCAAGGAGGTCCGCGACCGCAACCGGCAGCAGGAGTTCTCCCTCGACATCCTGCCGCGGAACCTCTTCCTCCTCAAGCTCGTCGCGCTGATCGCCGCCGTCGCCACCGTCACCATGCTGCTCGCCAGCTACAAGGGCGCCCCGGTGGTCCTGCTGATCCTCGGCGTCCTGGTCGCCGGCTTCGGCTACCTGATGCGCAACGCGGTCATCGGCCGGCACATCTACGCGATCGGCGGCAACCTCCCGGCGGCCAAGCTGTCGGGTGTGAAGGACAAGAAGGTCACCTTCCTGGTCTTCCTGAACATGGGCATGCTCGCGGCCCTGGCGGGTCTGGTCTTCGCCGCCCGCTTCAACGCGGCCTCGCCCAAGGCCGGTCTGAACTTCGAACTCGAGGCGATCGCGGCCTCGTTCATCGGCGGCGCGTCGATGAGCGGCGGCGTGGGCACGGTCCTCGGCGCGATCATCGGTGGTCTCGTCCTGGGCGTGCTGAACAACGGTATGAACCTCGTCGGCATCGGCTCCGACTGGCAGCAGGTCATCAAGGGACTGGTACTGCTGGCCGCGGTCGGCTTCGACGTGTGGAACAAGCGCAA is a window of Streptomyces sp. NBC_00271 DNA encoding:
- the mmsA gene encoding multiple monosaccharide ABC transporter ATP-binding protein, with amino-acid sequence MAGPVLEMRSIVKTFPGVKALSDVTLTVQQGEVHAICGENGAGKSTLMKVLSGVHPHGSYEGDILFEGEVCSFKDIRASEHRGIVIIHQELALVPYLSIAENIFLGNEHATRGLISWTETLRHASELLRRVGLDENPQTRVADIGVGKQQLVEIAKALSKQVKLLILDEPTAALNDEDSGKLLDLILELKNQGITSIIISHKLNEIERVADSVTILRDGRTIETLDVKAPETTEDRIISGMVGRDLEHRFPERTPHHPEEGAAPALEIRDWTVFHPIDQQRKVVDDVSISVRRGEIVGIAGLMGAGRTELAMNVFGRTYGRYAGGTALRDGKEIRTKTVSEAVGHGIAYVTEDRKHYGLNLIDTINRNITLSALGKVSKRGIVDEHEERQVSEGYRKSMNIKAPTVFEPVGKLSGGNQQKVVLSKWIFAGPEVLILDEPTRGIDVGAKFEIYTVIDKLAAEGKAVVFISSELPELLGMCDRIYTMAAGRLTGEFSRAEASQETLMRQMTKDKEVTR
- the mmsB gene encoding multiple monosaccharide ABC transporter permease, with translation MSTDVTAKTPAPAPPGKSGSATGESLLQLMLDGMRRNMRQYGMLFALGLIVVLFAVWTNGDLLLPRNVSNLVLQNSYILILAIGMMLVIIAGHIDLSVGSLTAFVGAVGAVLMVNHDISWPIALVLCLAMGAAAGAAQGFLIAYLGIPSFIVTLAGMLTFRGLTEIFLKGQTIGPFPEGLQKVANSFLPEVGPNTNYHNLTLLLGIGLIAFVVVKEVRDRNRQQEFSLDILPRNLFLLKLVALIAAVATVTMLLASYKGAPVVLLILGVLVAGFGYLMRNAVIGRHIYAIGGNLPAAKLSGVKDKKVTFLVFLNMGMLAALAGLVFAARFNAASPKAGLNFELEAIAASFIGGASMSGGVGTVLGAIIGGLVLGVLNNGMNLVGIGSDWQQVIKGLVLLAAVGFDVWNKRKVGS